The DNA region CGCCCAACCGGCGCTCATCGAAAACGTCGAGGCAGCCGCACGGACCGTCGTCGACGCGTTACGCGCCGGCAACAAGGTGCTGCTATGTGGTAATGGCGGCAGCGCGGCCGACGCCCAGCACATTGCCGCGGAATTCGTATCGCGCTTCAATTTCGACCGCGATCCCCTCGCCGCAATCGCCCTGACGACGGACACGTCCATCATCACCGCGATCGGCAACGATTATGGCTATGAATTTCTGTTCGCGCGCCAAGTGGCGGCGCTGGCCAAACCAGGTGACGTATTCATCGGTATTACCACTTCCGGCCGTTCGCCCAATGTGCTGAAGGCCGTGGACGCAGCCAGGAAGTTGGGCGTGAAAACGATAGGCTTGACCGGCAACAACGACAGTCCGATCAATACCGCCTGCGACATCGTCATCAATATTCCATCGCCCAAGACCCCCTTGATCCAGCAGGCGCACATTACCGTCGGCCATACAATTTGTGCCATCGCCGAACTGGAAATGTTCGGCGGGCCACAACAGGACAAGCAGTGAAGCCGCAACGCGCGCCTACCCAAGCAGTCATCCTCGTCGGCGGCCTCGGATCCAGGCTGGGCGAGCTGACAAGGAACTACCCCAAGCCCCTGCTGCCCGTGGCCGGCAAGCCTTTTCTCGACCTGGTGATTTGGCACCTGGCTCGCTACGGCTTCCGCCAGGTGCTGCTCCTGGCGGGGCATGGCGCCAAGGTGGTCGAGCAATATGCCGCCGAATCGGCGTTCCGCGACCGCATCGCCATCGACATTGTGATCGAGCCCGCGCCCATGGGGACCGCGGGTGCGCTGTCCTTTGCACGGGACAAACTGGATGATATCTTCCTGCTGACCAATGGCGACTCCATCTTCGACTTCAACTGGCTGGACCTGCATACCAGGTTCGCCCTGCAGCCCGAGGCCTTGATTTCGATGGGTCTGAGGCGCCTGCCGGACGCCAGCCGTTTCGGTGCGGTCGTCCTGGACGGACACCGGGTAAAGGGTTTCCAGCATCGCGGCAGCGGCGACGGCGGATTGGTCAACGGCGGCGTCTATTGCATGCGCAAGGAATTACTGGCCGAGTTGCCGGCCAGGGGTTCGCTGGAACAGGAAGTCATGCCCCGACTGGCCACCATGGGGAAAATCTGCGGGAAGGAGTATTCCGGATTCTTTCTGGACATAGGTGTTCCGGAGTCTTATGCGGTCGCTGAAACCACGGTTTGGGAAAGTCGTGTTCGCCCGGCTATCTTCTTCGACCGTGATGGTGTGCTCAATATCGATAAAGGCTATGTGGGACAGCGCGAACGCTTCGAGTGGCAGGAAGATGCGATCGCGGCGGTCAAACTCGCTAATGACCAGGGCTACTTCGTCTTCGTCGTAACCAATCAGGCAGGTATCGCTCGCGGCTACTATACTGAAGCTGACATGATGGCGCTGCATCGACATATGCAGGGGGAGTTGCGCGCCAACGGTGCCCATATCGACGATATCCGATTCTGCCCGCACCACGTCGACGGTTCAGTAAAGCCCTTGGCCATCGATTGCGAATGCCGCAAGCCCAAGCCAGCAATGCTACTCGCGCTGTTGGACACTTGGCCCGCCGCAGTCTCTGACAGCATTCTTATCGGAGATAAGACTACCGATATTGACGCTGCGAACGCGGCTGGCATACGCGGGCACCTGTATACGGAAGGAAGTTTGAGCGATTGCGTTAAAGCTTTAATTTGTCCCTAAAATTTCTAGTACGCCATCCCAATAACACCATGCATCATGCGGCGGCAGGATTAAGGGTTTACTATACGCCGCCTTAGTTCCTGAACTTCCGCATCCAGCGACAAAGCCCATGTTGTCCGTTCCGCGGCGATGTGGGACTCTACATAACAACGAGCGCTTTCCAGGCCCACGCTGTGCATAAGCGGCCCAAACTTCGAGTCGCACAATGTTTTTCGGTTCATCGGGTGTGGCGACCAAATACGTCCCAGCAGTTCGTCCGGTGAATCGACCGTCTCTCCCATAAATTCGGCGAGGAAGGCCCAGTCCCGGCCATAAAGGGGAATCAATTGAAACCCGTGTCGATTGAATATTCCCTTCAGCCCTTGAAGCCCATATGAAACGATATGGCCGCGTATGTGAGGATCCAGATAACCAGGATCTTGGGTTTTAACGAATGACGGCTGCGCGGAATTAAAAAAATATACAGCCCGCGGATTGGAAACGGCAGCCAACTGAGCGATCAGAATGTCCAGAACCTCAGGTGGTAGGTGTTCGATCACCTCGATGCAGACACCCGCGTCGAACCTGATTTCCAGATCGCCAACCTGCCCTATCCGGTAGTTGGGATGCATCGTCCTGAACGCCTCAGGCGGCGGAAAATATTCAACCCCATAAATCATGTCCGCGGATTCAGGCAATACCGTCGAGAAGGCATCTAACAAATAGCCCGGCCCGCTGCCCACGTCAAGAAAATTGATTATTTGCCGGCGGGCATAGAAAAAGGTTTCGGCTACCCGTTGCAAGCTTGAGCCAAACGACCGCTCCCGCGCAGAACGGGTTTCAAACTCCCAATAAGTTTCATCGTAATTCCTGACTTTTCCGGAGACAACATTTTCGATGAATGATGGCTCCGCAAAAAGCGAAGAGCACGTTATGCACTCGTAATATTGAATGCCATCCACAATCCTATATTTGGTGCTTCCTACCCCTCGGCATACGACACAGATCATAATCACCCCTTGCTATCCAAGCACTGTCACCACTCCCCACGCCAAACCATTCGAGATTAAATCAGGATTATCTCAGTATGCAATCCACCCAAGGCCGGGCATCTCTTCGGGACAAATTCAACCAGAAGCAATCCCGGAAGCCGCTCGTCGCTTCTCAAGCGCTTCATTAAAAATTCCCATCACACCCACCACGACTATGTGGACAACCCAGGAAAGCATTACGGTCGAAATAAGGTAGAACGGATATATTAGCCACAAAGGCCCCTTGACAAAACCAAAAAAGTGGCGATAGAAACCCACGAAGGGCATATGAA from Bordetella genomosp. 10 includes:
- a CDS encoding D-sedoheptulose 7-phosphate isomerase yields the protein MNLIQEDLRSARDLLTEMLAQPALIENVEAAARTVVDALRAGNKVLLCGNGGSAADAQHIAAEFVSRFNFDRDPLAAIALTTDTSIITAIGNDYGYEFLFARQVAALAKPGDVFIGITTSGRSPNVLKAVDAARKLGVKTIGLTGNNDSPINTACDIVINIPSPKTPLIQQAHITVGHTICAIAELEMFGGPQQDKQ
- a CDS encoding HAD-IIIA family hydrolase; protein product: MKPQRAPTQAVILVGGLGSRLGELTRNYPKPLLPVAGKPFLDLVIWHLARYGFRQVLLLAGHGAKVVEQYAAESAFRDRIAIDIVIEPAPMGTAGALSFARDKLDDIFLLTNGDSIFDFNWLDLHTRFALQPEALISMGLRRLPDASRFGAVVLDGHRVKGFQHRGSGDGGLVNGGVYCMRKELLAELPARGSLEQEVMPRLATMGKICGKEYSGFFLDIGVPESYAVAETTVWESRVRPAIFFDRDGVLNIDKGYVGQRERFEWQEDAIAAVKLANDQGYFVFVVTNQAGIARGYYTEADMMALHRHMQGELRANGAHIDDIRFCPHHVDGSVKPLAIDCECRKPKPAMLLALLDTWPAAVSDSILIGDKTTDIDAANAAGIRGHLYTEGSLSDCVKALICP
- a CDS encoding methyltransferase domain-containing protein; translated protein: MDGIQYYECITCSSLFAEPSFIENVVSGKVRNYDETYWEFETRSARERSFGSSLQRVAETFFYARRQIINFLDVGSGPGYLLDAFSTVLPESADMIYGVEYFPPPEAFRTMHPNYRIGQVGDLEIRFDAGVCIEVIEHLPPEVLDILIAQLAAVSNPRAVYFFNSAQPSFVKTQDPGYLDPHIRGHIVSYGLQGLKGIFNRHGFQLIPLYGRDWAFLAEFMGETVDSPDELLGRIWSPHPMNRKTLCDSKFGPLMHSVGLESARCYVESHIAAERTTWALSLDAEVQELRRRIVNP